In Armatimonadota bacterium, a single genomic region encodes these proteins:
- a CDS encoding M28 family metallopeptidase produces MVLASALALLSSDISTANLRSTLTHLSTYPNRNINTDYCTKSAEWIAGEFRKIPGMEVELMHYQVKKGRRVVEDRDVVQVVATLRGETDRRVMMGGHFDTINLAGDPLTAIAPGINDDGSGVAATMECARLMAQSKWKNTLVFVAFSGEEQGLLGSAALAARANSENWQIEALLNNDIIGGSQSGPLKDKKRVRLFSEESEKHNSRELARWIEWNARGKVKGFSPWLVLRRDRFQRGGDHTSFNNAGFTGVRFTETIEALDQQHNEKDTIEGIDFGYLANVARVNLVSLQALANAGPAPTDVRYDPKQAHSTTIKWKGAPGTSYRVYWRSSSSMLWEGYRDAGEANEITIQGVNKDDHVFAVGAVGGVPVSVG; encoded by the coding sequence ATGGTGCTTGCTTCTGCCTTGGCGCTCCTGAGCTCAGATATCTCAACCGCAAACTTGCGCTCGACTTTGACCCACCTTTCCACCTACCCAAACCGGAATATCAACACCGACTACTGCACGAAGTCTGCCGAATGGATAGCGGGAGAGTTTCGGAAGATTCCGGGGATGGAGGTGGAACTGATGCACTATCAGGTGAAAAAGGGACGCCGAGTTGTTGAGGATCGGGATGTTGTTCAGGTGGTGGCAACCCTTCGCGGAGAGACAGATCGGCGGGTAATGATGGGGGGACATTTCGATACGATCAACCTTGCGGGGGACCCACTCACGGCGATCGCACCGGGCATCAACGACGACGGCTCGGGAGTAGCGGCAACAATGGAGTGTGCACGTCTCATGGCTCAGTCTAAGTGGAAGAACACGCTGGTTTTTGTGGCATTCAGCGGCGAAGAGCAGGGATTGTTGGGTTCTGCGGCTCTGGCGGCTCGGGCAAATAGCGAGAATTGGCAGATTGAAGCTCTCTTGAACAACGACATTATCGGCGGATCGCAGTCGGGGCCACTAAAGGATAAAAAGCGCGTTCGACTGTTTAGCGAGGAGAGCGAGAAGCACAATAGCCGCGAGTTGGCACGATGGATCGAATGGAACGCCCGGGGAAAAGTGAAGGGGTTCTCACCTTGGTTGGTACTTCGCAGAGACCGGTTCCAACGAGGCGGCGATCATACTTCGTTCAACAACGCTGGCTTCACTGGCGTGAGATTTACCGAAACCATCGAGGCACTGGACCAACAGCATAACGAGAAGGACACGATTGAAGGCATCGACTTTGGGTACTTGGCTAATGTCGCCAGGGTGAACTTGGTCTCGCTACAGGCGCTGGCTAACGCAGGCCCTGCTCCGACGGATGTCCGCTACGACCCGAAGCAGGCCCATAGCACCACGATCAAGTGGAAGGGCGCACCGGGGACCAGCTATCGGGTGTATTGGCGATCTTCATCCTCAATGTTATGGGAAGGTTATCGCGATGCCGGCGAAGCGAACGAGATTACGATCCAGGGCGTAAACAAGGACGACCATGTGTTTGCGGTGGGTGCCGTTGGTGGCGTCCCCGTTTCTGTGGGGTAG
- the acs gene encoding acetate--CoA ligase, whose product MSETIQSLLHEERTFEPSAEFKAQANANDPAIYDEAYHNPTKWWEGWAEQLDWFEKWHTAMEFDAPNAKWFLGGKLNAAYNCVDRHALGDRANKPAIIFEGEPGDTRTLTYSEVKDQVSQIANALKSMGVTKGDRVCIYLPMVPELPMTMLACARIGAAHTVVFGGFSADSVRERANDASCKVIVTADGGWRRGNVVQLKKITDEALEMGCDTVEKVLVLERTGEATGTVNYREGRDFKWSETVATQSTDCPCEPMDAEDLLFILYTSGSTGKPKGITHTTGGYLTCVYATSKLIFDLKEYDIHFCTADCGWITGHSYITYGPMANGATVLIYEGAPDTPDKDRFWRIIEKHRATILYTAPTAIRTFMKWGLEYPGRCDLSSLRLLGSVGEPINPEAWIWYHQNIGMSKCPVVDTWWQTETGAIMISPLPGITATKPGSATHPFPGVRVKVLDEHGNGVDVAGPGATNTPKGGFLVMDHPWPSMTRGIFNDPERYEKTYWSRFPDSYFAGDGIKLDEDGYLWLLGRVDDIMLVAGHNISTMEVESALVDHPAVAEAAVIGKTHDVKGQAIAAFVILRAGFVASDALTAEIKAHVGKKIGPVARPDDVYISAELPKTRSGKIMRRLLRDIAEGRALGDVSTLADSSVVASLKDRYEASEG is encoded by the coding sequence ATGTCCGAAACGATCCAGTCTTTGCTCCACGAAGAGCGCACGTTCGAACCGTCCGCTGAATTCAAAGCCCAGGCGAACGCGAACGACCCCGCGATTTATGATGAGGCGTACCACAATCCGACGAAGTGGTGGGAAGGCTGGGCTGAGCAGCTCGATTGGTTTGAAAAATGGCACACAGCGATGGAGTTCGATGCTCCGAACGCCAAGTGGTTCCTTGGGGGAAAGCTGAATGCCGCTTACAACTGCGTCGACCGCCACGCTCTGGGCGACAGAGCGAACAAGCCCGCGATCATTTTTGAAGGTGAACCTGGCGACACCCGAACTCTTACTTACAGCGAAGTCAAAGACCAAGTTAGCCAAATCGCCAACGCTCTCAAATCGATGGGAGTGACAAAGGGCGACCGAGTCTGCATCTACCTCCCGATGGTTCCCGAACTCCCGATGACGATGCTCGCCTGCGCTCGCATAGGAGCGGCTCATACTGTTGTATTCGGCGGCTTCTCGGCGGATTCGGTAAGAGAGCGAGCGAATGACGCAAGCTGCAAAGTGATCGTCACCGCCGACGGCGGCTGGCGGCGAGGGAACGTTGTTCAGCTTAAGAAGATCACCGACGAAGCCTTAGAAATGGGATGCGATACGGTCGAAAAAGTTCTGGTTCTGGAAAGAACTGGCGAGGCAACTGGCACGGTCAATTACAGAGAAGGGCGGGATTTCAAATGGTCCGAGACCGTAGCCACTCAATCCACCGACTGCCCCTGCGAGCCGATGGACGCCGAAGACTTGCTCTTCATCCTCTACACCAGCGGCTCGACCGGAAAGCCGAAGGGAATCACCCACACCACCGGCGGCTACCTGACTTGCGTCTACGCAACGAGCAAGCTGATTTTTGATCTGAAAGAGTACGACATCCACTTCTGCACCGCCGACTGCGGCTGGATCACCGGGCACAGCTACATCACCTATGGTCCGATGGCGAACGGCGCAACAGTTCTCATCTACGAAGGTGCCCCCGATACCCCCGACAAAGACCGCTTCTGGCGGATTATCGAAAAACATCGGGCGACGATTCTTTACACCGCTCCTACTGCCATCCGCACCTTTATGAAGTGGGGCCTTGAATACCCAGGTCGATGCGACCTGTCGTCGCTCCGCTTGCTCGGTTCGGTCGGTGAGCCGATCAATCCCGAAGCGTGGATCTGGTACCACCAAAACATCGGAATGTCGAAATGTCCGGTCGTCGACACGTGGTGGCAAACCGAAACTGGTGCGATCATGATTTCTCCATTGCCTGGGATAACGGCGACGAAGCCAGGTTCGGCAACCCATCCGTTCCCGGGTGTTCGAGTTAAGGTTCTTGACGAGCACGGAAACGGCGTCGATGTCGCTGGGCCGGGGGCGACCAACACTCCCAAAGGCGGTTTCCTCGTCATGGACCACCCCTGGCCCTCGATGACGCGCGGAATCTTCAACGACCCCGAGAGGTATGAAAAGACGTACTGGTCGCGCTTCCCAGACTCTTACTTTGCGGGCGACGGAATCAAGCTCGACGAGGATGGCTACCTCTGGCTGCTTGGCCGAGTTGACGACATCATGCTCGTCGCCGGACACAACATCTCGACTATGGAAGTCGAAAGCGCCCTCGTCGACCATCCTGCCGTCGCCGAAGCCGCCGTTATCGGCAAGACCCACGACGTGAAGGGGCAGGCGATTGCGGCATTCGTGATTTTGCGTGCCGGTTTCGTCGCTTCGGACGCATTAACAGCCGAAATCAAAGCCCACGTGGGCAAGAAAATCGGCCCAGTGGCGCGACCAGATGATGTCTACATCTCGGCTGAACTACCGAAGACCAGAAGTGGCAAGATCATGCGACGGCTCCTTCGCGACATCGCCGAGGGGCGAGCTTTGGGCGACGTCTCCACCCTAGCCGACTCCTCTGTCGTCGCCTCTCTGAAGGACCGTTACGAGGCAAGCGAAGGGTAG
- a CDS encoding FAD-binding protein, translating into MKNWAGNVTFGTERHVTPGSLDELSDLVANSRNIKVQGSQHSFNTIADSTDTLVSMQSLNEIGEPDAETHSVRIGGGVTYGQLAVHLASRGWALSNLASLPHISVIGACATATHGSGRKNKNLSNDILSLDVMGPNGAIRRLEAGSEETKLATIGLGAIGIITGATVRIEPSYEVRQWVYEDLEFATLTSYFDIVSQHGYSLSLFTKWTGETVDQMWVKEREGGLFEGRESCFGAKRATVKRHPLREMDPVNCTDQLGVPGPWSERLAHFKLEFTPSAGEELQSEYFVDFEFATAAIAELRKLGDEIAPLLFVSEIRFVAGDELPMSPAFGTDIVALHFTWRPVWEQVRAILPKVEAALRPFGARPHFGKLFTMDPSRLAEVYPRLPDLRAYSQQVDPEGKFINDFLASRVFGSSS; encoded by the coding sequence GTGAAAAACTGGGCCGGCAACGTGACGTTCGGAACCGAACGTCACGTCACGCCCGGATCGCTGGATGAGCTGTCCGACTTGGTCGCCAACTCTCGAAACATTAAAGTTCAAGGCTCTCAACACTCCTTCAATACAATCGCGGATTCCACTGACACTCTGGTCTCCATGCAGAGCCTTAACGAGATTGGAGAACCGGATGCCGAAACTCACTCTGTGAGAATCGGTGGCGGGGTGACTTATGGCCAGTTAGCCGTTCACCTCGCATCCCGAGGCTGGGCGCTGAGCAACTTGGCGTCGTTGCCCCACATCTCCGTCATCGGAGCCTGTGCCACCGCAACTCACGGATCAGGTCGCAAGAACAAAAACCTCTCCAACGACATCTTGAGCTTGGACGTCATGGGTCCGAACGGCGCGATTCGACGCTTAGAGGCAGGATCGGAGGAGACAAAACTAGCGACCATCGGCCTCGGAGCAATCGGCATCATCACGGGCGCAACTGTGCGAATCGAACCCAGCTACGAGGTGAGGCAATGGGTCTATGAAGATTTGGAGTTTGCAACACTTACCTCCTACTTCGATATCGTCTCCCAGCATGGCTACAGCCTGAGCCTGTTCACAAAATGGACCGGGGAAACAGTCGATCAGATGTGGGTGAAGGAGCGTGAAGGCGGACTGTTCGAAGGGCGGGAGAGCTGTTTTGGAGCCAAGCGAGCAACGGTGAAACGTCACCCACTACGCGAGATGGACCCGGTCAACTGCACCGATCAACTTGGAGTCCCTGGTCCGTGGAGCGAGCGGTTGGCGCACTTCAAGCTAGAATTCACGCCTAGTGCGGGAGAAGAATTACAGTCGGAATACTTTGTTGATTTTGAATTCGCCACGGCGGCGATCGCCGAACTGCGAAAACTCGGTGACGAGATTGCGCCTCTGCTATTCGTCTCCGAGATTCGGTTCGTCGCCGGGGACGAGTTACCGATGAGTCCCGCGTTTGGCACGGACATCGTTGCGCTCCATTTCACTTGGCGACCAGTTTGGGAGCAGGTGCGGGCCATCCTTCCCAAGGTCGAAGCTGCTTTAAGGCCGTTCGGCGCCCGGCCCCACTTCGGCAAACTATTCACGATGGACCCAAGCCGCCTAGCCGAGGTCTACCCCCGGCTCCCCGATCTGAGAGCCTACTCCCAACAAGTCGACCCAGAAGGGAAGTTCATAAACGACTTCTTAGCATCAAGAGTTTTCGGATCCTCTAGCTGA
- a CDS encoding macro domain-containing protein yields MISVVRGALTDQPVEVIVNAANTRMRGGGGIDGRIHHLAGRGMLEELRRVAPSGAEVAEPVVTSGHDLPHRYVIHIAGPVWREIGDEPDLLEATYRNAYLKAVELGVESIGFCSISTGAFGFPLELGGEIAVQTISALVTEQPLKVVFAMYGLEEFEVFRQLLSARGSENS; encoded by the coding sequence ATGATTTCGGTGGTTCGGGGAGCTCTGACGGATCAACCAGTCGAAGTGATTGTGAATGCGGCAAATACTCGAATGCGGGGTGGTGGAGGCATTGACGGTCGAATTCACCATTTGGCCGGAAGAGGGATGCTGGAAGAATTGCGGCGAGTTGCTCCAAGTGGTGCGGAGGTTGCCGAGCCGGTAGTGACTTCGGGGCATGATCTTCCCCATCGTTACGTGATCCACATTGCCGGACCAGTTTGGCGCGAGATCGGGGACGAACCTGACTTGCTTGAGGCAACGTACAGGAATGCCTACTTGAAGGCGGTTGAATTGGGCGTTGAGTCGATTGGGTTTTGTTCGATTTCGACAGGAGCATTCGGATTTCCGCTTGAACTGGGAGGGGAAATTGCGGTGCAAACGATTTCCGCATTGGTAACTGAACAACCTTTGAAGGTCGTTTTTGCGATGTACGGCCTGGAGGAGTTCGAAGTTTTCCGACAACTCCTCTCAGCTAGAGGATCCGAAAACTCTTGA